In a single window of the Arthrobacter sp. StoSoilA2 genome:
- a CDS encoding APC family permease — translation MSVDNPVKRKIAGPADTKRRLGVPAVTFMIIAASAPLTVLAGGVTTTFAVTGVTGVPLSFLILGGILALFAVGYAAMSRYVTNAGAFYAYIAQGISRPAGVGASLVALMAYNLMQVGIYGLFGFTVSSLLSARLGISVPWWIPVLVCIAIVGWLGVNRVDLSAKVLGVLVALEFLVVIAYDVISLAVAPEGVSAGSFSPESLFVPGIGAVLSFGIAAFMGFESAAIYGEESKDPQRTVARATFAAVAIIALFYAASAWAMTVGAGQSAVIETATNSGPDMIFAFLGTNGGVLLSDIAQILFVTSLFAALVSFHNAVARYFFSLGRERVIPPFFAAVRTESGAPFAGSLAQTVIAVVVTVAFAIAGSGSELGELYPVLTMFTWLTNSGAMGLVLLMTVVSAAVIGFFRRNRHGASLWVRVVAPGLGFVFLAVVFVLILANFNVLLGQTESTAATFVLPLVVLLPGLVGIAWGLRLRRSQPGLYARIGHGSED, via the coding sequence ATGAGCGTGGATAACCCCGTTAAGCGCAAGATCGCCGGGCCCGCAGACACCAAGAGGCGTCTGGGCGTCCCGGCCGTGACCTTCATGATTATTGCGGCCTCCGCGCCGCTGACCGTCCTTGCGGGCGGGGTGACCACCACCTTCGCTGTCACCGGGGTGACAGGAGTCCCGCTTTCGTTCCTGATCCTCGGCGGGATCCTGGCACTGTTCGCAGTAGGGTACGCGGCCATGAGCCGTTATGTCACCAACGCCGGCGCCTTCTACGCCTACATTGCCCAAGGCATTTCAAGGCCGGCCGGTGTGGGAGCCTCGCTGGTCGCCTTGATGGCCTACAACCTTATGCAGGTAGGCATCTATGGGCTCTTTGGCTTCACCGTCTCCTCACTGCTCTCGGCAAGGCTGGGCATCAGCGTTCCCTGGTGGATCCCAGTGCTGGTCTGCATCGCAATTGTCGGCTGGCTGGGAGTCAACCGGGTGGATCTCTCGGCAAAGGTGCTGGGTGTCCTGGTGGCTCTGGAATTCCTGGTGGTCATCGCCTATGACGTCATCAGCCTTGCCGTGGCACCTGAAGGAGTGTCTGCAGGATCGTTCAGCCCCGAAAGCCTGTTCGTCCCCGGCATCGGCGCAGTCCTTTCCTTCGGAATCGCCGCCTTCATGGGCTTTGAATCGGCGGCCATCTATGGCGAAGAGTCAAAAGATCCCCAGCGCACCGTTGCCCGTGCTACCTTCGCAGCGGTTGCCATCATCGCCCTCTTCTATGCCGCCTCCGCTTGGGCAATGACCGTCGGTGCAGGCCAATCCGCAGTCATTGAAACAGCCACCAACAGTGGCCCGGACATGATCTTCGCCTTCCTGGGCACCAACGGAGGCGTGCTGTTGAGTGATATCGCGCAGATCCTGTTCGTGACCAGCCTTTTCGCCGCCTTGGTCAGCTTCCACAACGCAGTGGCGCGATACTTCTTCTCGCTGGGCCGGGAGCGCGTCATCCCACCGTTCTTCGCAGCAGTCCGCACAGAGAGTGGCGCACCCTTTGCGGGGTCGCTGGCGCAAACGGTGATTGCCGTCGTCGTGACTGTTGCCTTCGCCATCGCGGGATCAGGTTCTGAACTTGGCGAACTGTATCCCGTGCTGACCATGTTCACCTGGCTGACAAACAGCGGTGCCATGGGGCTGGTCCTGCTCATGACCGTGGTGTCCGCCGCAGTGATTGGCTTCTTCCGCCGGAACCGGCATGGTGCCAGCCTGTGGGTGCGGGTTGTTGCGCCAGGCCTTGGCTTTGTTTTCCTGGCGGTAGTGTTTGTGCTCATCCTTGCCAACTTCAACGTCCTTCTCGGCCAGACGGAATCGACGGCGGCAACATTCGTCCTGCCGCTGGTAGTGCTGCTGCCGGGCCTGGTGGGAATTGCGTGGGGGCTGCGCCTGCGGCGCTCGCAGCCCGGGCTCTATGCCCGGATCGGCCACGGCTCCGAAGACTGA
- a CDS encoding helix-turn-helix domain-containing protein: protein MTVAAETGPATVHTVVADSFQEWSQAISASFVPLLAKGPEHPKDNHFHGTMRARVLGQISVVEVTAGPHTVLRTPELIAKSTGRFFKLSIQLSGSGRLVQDEREAVLGPGDLAIYDTSRPYQLTFDDDFRTLVLMFPHVLLDLPAEAMGHVTALRIPGNEGLGELISPFLVRLADNLEALSGANGLRLVHNALDLVTTLFNGELDQLIETGRDPHLLLLGRIHDYIEANLGDPELSPGTIAAAHYISTRHLHDLFQEIGTTVASSIRQRRLERCRRDLLDPVLADRPVTAIAARWGFTDAAHFSRIFRAAFGNSPTGYRNSH, encoded by the coding sequence ATGACCGTCGCGGCTGAGACCGGCCCCGCAACCGTGCACACGGTGGTGGCGGATTCATTCCAGGAATGGAGCCAGGCCATCTCAGCATCCTTCGTGCCATTGCTGGCCAAAGGCCCTGAACATCCCAAAGACAACCACTTCCACGGGACCATGCGGGCCAGGGTCCTGGGGCAAATTTCCGTGGTCGAAGTTACGGCTGGTCCCCATACGGTCCTGCGAACGCCTGAGCTGATCGCCAAGTCCACCGGACGGTTCTTCAAGCTCAGCATCCAACTCTCCGGCTCTGGCCGCCTGGTTCAGGACGAACGCGAAGCCGTGCTCGGTCCCGGGGACCTCGCCATCTATGACACCTCCCGCCCTTATCAACTAACGTTCGACGACGACTTCCGCACTTTGGTGCTGATGTTCCCGCACGTCCTCCTTGACTTGCCGGCCGAAGCCATGGGCCACGTAACCGCCCTCCGGATACCCGGGAATGAAGGCCTCGGCGAGCTCATCAGCCCCTTCCTCGTCAGGCTTGCCGATAACCTCGAAGCCCTTTCAGGGGCCAATGGCCTCCGCCTGGTCCACAATGCACTGGATCTCGTCACTACCCTGTTCAACGGCGAACTGGACCAGCTCATCGAGACCGGCCGCGATCCCCACCTCCTCCTTCTGGGACGGATCCACGACTACATCGAGGCCAATCTGGGTGACCCCGAACTTTCCCCGGGAACCATAGCCGCCGCCCACTACATCTCCACCCGGCACTTGCACGATCTTTTCCAGGAGATCGGCACCACCGTGGCCTCATCCATCCGGCAGCGCAGGCTCGAACGCTGCAGGCGCGACCTCCTGGACCCTGTCCTGGCAGACCGACCGGTCACGGCCATTGCGGCGCGGTGGGGATTCACTGACGCAGCCCACTTCAGCCGGATCTTCCGAGCTGCGTTCGGCAACTCCCCCACCGGCTACCGCAACAGCCACTAA
- a CDS encoding sulfatase-like hydrolase/transferase, which produces MTRERGITAKGRPNVLFFIADQLRADHLGFGGNHVVRTPNLDALAARSVVFENATVANPTCMPNRASLMTGRWPSAHGTRCNGITLDPLTQTVPGSLAAGGYRTVGVGKLHHQNMGWEFEPHQAKEIRSTDPMLLDPTVGDARRPGYAPGWDQWENREAHDKRFIGLPADYYGYQHVDLVIGHGDRPGGHYVHWARERGVDPETLGGAGNSARRYGGWDQVYQTAIPPEVHPTSYVGEKAIEHLKDAAGQDQPFFMFVSFPDPHHPFSPPAGYSDLYDPGALPLPLGFDQDHSASPAHIQAMMEHRGHPNPDPTMTWAATEEQYRHAAAAQYGLITMMDEHIGRILDELDRQGLAEDTIIVFTSDHGDLFGDHGLMLKHFVHYRAVTNVPLIVHVPGTPAARTQALVSSADLAPTLLELTGSTPYRGIQGRSLVPLLQGSAQRHRDALLVEEEQPFGLDGLPGPVRMRTVITAEGRLTLYFGTDVAELYDHLTDPGELLNRAGDPAFAGLEGRLLRAMLNEMAAVADEGTAPTAAA; this is translated from the coding sequence ATGACGCGGGAGCGCGGCATTACGGCCAAGGGCAGGCCCAACGTCCTGTTCTTCATCGCGGACCAATTGCGGGCCGACCACTTGGGCTTCGGTGGCAATCATGTCGTCCGGACGCCCAACCTTGATGCGCTCGCAGCCCGGAGCGTGGTATTCGAGAATGCGACGGTGGCGAACCCTACCTGCATGCCCAACAGGGCCAGCTTGATGACTGGCCGGTGGCCTTCGGCGCACGGGACGCGCTGCAATGGAATCACGTTGGATCCGTTGACGCAGACTGTTCCCGGATCCTTGGCAGCCGGCGGTTACCGCACTGTGGGAGTAGGAAAACTGCACCACCAAAACATGGGGTGGGAGTTTGAGCCGCACCAGGCCAAGGAGATCCGGAGTACCGATCCGATGCTCCTGGATCCAACAGTTGGTGACGCCCGCCGGCCCGGCTACGCTCCCGGTTGGGATCAGTGGGAGAACCGGGAGGCGCACGATAAACGCTTCATCGGGCTCCCTGCCGACTACTACGGCTACCAACACGTGGACCTCGTCATTGGTCATGGGGACCGGCCCGGAGGCCACTATGTGCATTGGGCCAGGGAACGCGGCGTCGACCCCGAAACGCTGGGAGGTGCAGGCAACTCCGCCCGCCGGTATGGCGGATGGGACCAGGTGTACCAGACAGCCATTCCCCCTGAAGTGCATCCCACCAGCTATGTGGGCGAGAAGGCAATCGAGCATCTGAAGGACGCGGCGGGCCAGGACCAGCCCTTCTTCATGTTTGTCTCCTTCCCTGATCCCCACCACCCCTTTTCACCCCCGGCAGGCTACTCGGACCTCTACGATCCTGGTGCGTTGCCCCTGCCGCTGGGATTCGACCAGGATCACTCGGCGTCTCCGGCGCATATCCAGGCAATGATGGAACACCGGGGCCATCCGAACCCGGACCCCACCATGACCTGGGCAGCAACGGAGGAACAATACAGGCATGCGGCGGCGGCACAATACGGCCTGATCACCATGATGGACGAGCACATCGGCCGAATCCTGGATGAGCTTGATCGCCAAGGCCTGGCCGAGGACACCATCATCGTTTTCACCAGTGACCACGGAGACTTGTTCGGGGACCACGGCCTCATGCTCAAGCACTTTGTCCACTACCGTGCGGTGACGAATGTTCCCTTGATCGTGCACGTTCCGGGCACCCCGGCGGCCCGCACCCAGGCCCTCGTTTCCAGTGCCGACCTGGCACCAACCTTGCTCGAGCTCACCGGTTCGACGCCCTACCGGGGTATCCAGGGCCGCTCCCTGGTTCCTCTGCTGCAAGGATCTGCGCAGAGGCACCGTGATGCTTTGCTGGTGGAGGAAGAGCAGCCATTCGGACTCGATGGACTCCCCGGGCCGGTGAGGATGCGGACGGTCATCACAGCAGAGGGCAGGCTGACGCTTTACTTCGGTACCGACGTCGCCGAACTGTACGATCACCTCACAGACCCCGGCGAACTGCTCAACCGGGCCGGTGATCCTGCCTTCGCCGGGTTGGAGGGGCGCCTGCTGCGGGCAATGCTGAACGAGATGGCTGCCGTGGCAGATGAAGGCACAGCTCCGACGGCGGCAGCCTAG
- a CDS encoding ABC transporter ATP-binding protein, translating into MSIRQAPSLYTRNRKSAMAQQPETRINATTPRLDVAHLAKSYGSGEKSHVVIEDLTFTVDAGEVVCIVGPSGVGKTTLLKCLAGLHPASSGRAAIDGRTISGPPPEMALVFQDYNRSLMPWLTVRKNLVLPLRHLKLPAAELKERCDSALAAVGLSHADNQYPWQLSGGMQQRVAIARALAYRPEILIMDEPFASVDAQTRFDLEDLCLKIRKDFNMTILVVTHDIDEAVYLADRVVVLGSKPARVLKIVDVDLPAPRDQITTRSLPEFARQRTEVLSLIKRPV; encoded by the coding sequence ATGAGCATCCGACAGGCCCCGAGCCTTTACACCCGAAACAGAAAGTCCGCCATGGCACAGCAACCAGAAACCCGCATCAACGCGACCACTCCACGGTTGGACGTGGCTCACCTGGCCAAGAGCTACGGGAGTGGCGAAAAATCCCATGTAGTCATCGAAGACCTCACTTTCACCGTGGATGCCGGCGAGGTTGTCTGCATCGTCGGTCCCTCCGGCGTCGGAAAGACGACCCTCCTGAAATGCCTGGCCGGGCTTCATCCGGCCAGCAGCGGACGGGCGGCCATCGATGGCCGCACCATCAGTGGCCCACCGCCGGAAATGGCGCTGGTTTTCCAGGACTACAACCGTTCACTCATGCCGTGGCTGACGGTCAGGAAGAACCTCGTTCTTCCTTTGCGGCACCTCAAGTTGCCTGCAGCGGAACTGAAAGAACGCTGCGACAGCGCACTAGCCGCCGTCGGGCTTTCCCACGCCGACAACCAATACCCGTGGCAGCTATCCGGCGGCATGCAGCAGCGTGTGGCGATTGCCCGTGCCCTCGCATACCGGCCGGAGATCCTTATCATGGACGAGCCCTTCGCATCGGTGGACGCACAGACACGCTTCGACCTCGAAGACCTGTGCCTGAAGATCAGGAAGGACTTCAACATGACCATTCTGGTGGTGACCCATGACATCGACGAGGCCGTCTATCTGGCAGACCGCGTTGTGGTCCTGGGCTCCAAGCCGGCCCGCGTCCTGAAGATCGTCGACGTCGACCTGCCGGCTCCGCGCGACCAGATCACCACGCGCTCGCTTCCGGAGTTCGCACGCCAGCGCACGGAAGTGCTGTCCCTCATCAAGAGGCCGGTATGA
- a CDS encoding ABC transporter permease, whose protein sequence is MRNWLIGAGAPVLLLVAWWFLSESSLDPFFPPLRTIVGRFQELWLFEHFQSDVLLSLGNLFLGFAIAAFAGIAIGFVTALVPPVRWMVDPLIHFLRGIPPVALVPIFISLIGFGTQMRVTSIALAALFPTMIATVDGIRGVGNDLMDVARVYRLNRKERVLNVLLPAAAPQIFSGLQVSLQVAFIVMIASEMLGSSQGIGAMTLLAQQSFMTADMWAGILLLGVIGFLVNVLFSLLRRKVLSWYIGSRRMARAA, encoded by the coding sequence ATGAGAAATTGGTTGATCGGCGCCGGAGCGCCCGTGCTGTTGTTGGTGGCTTGGTGGTTCCTGTCCGAGAGCTCCCTTGACCCCTTCTTCCCGCCGTTGCGCACCATCGTTGGCCGGTTCCAGGAGCTCTGGCTCTTTGAGCACTTCCAGTCAGATGTGCTGCTGAGCCTGGGAAACCTGTTCCTGGGATTTGCCATCGCAGCCTTTGCGGGGATTGCCATCGGGTTCGTGACGGCTCTTGTTCCCCCGGTTCGCTGGATGGTGGATCCGTTGATCCACTTTCTTCGGGGAATACCGCCGGTTGCCCTGGTGCCGATCTTCATCTCCCTCATTGGATTCGGCACCCAGATGCGCGTGACCAGCATCGCGCTGGCGGCGCTGTTCCCAACGATGATCGCCACCGTGGACGGTATCCGTGGGGTGGGCAACGACCTCATGGATGTGGCGAGGGTCTATAGGCTGAACCGGAAGGAGCGCGTCCTGAACGTCCTGCTTCCCGCGGCCGCGCCGCAAATCTTCTCCGGCTTGCAGGTCAGCCTGCAGGTTGCCTTCATCGTGATGATCGCCAGCGAGATGCTGGGCAGTTCCCAAGGCATTGGAGCCATGACGCTGCTCGCGCAGCAGAGCTTCATGACAGCCGACATGTGGGCAGGGATCCTGCTCCTGGGCGTCATCGGATTCCTTGTCAATGTCCTCTTCAGCCTGCTCAGGCGCAAGGTCCTCTCCTGGTACATCGGCTCACGGCGCATGGCGCGTGCAGCATGA
- a CDS encoding ABC transporter permease subunit, which yields MKGSIRPLTFSALGIAAALVIWQVLAEAKVAGNALPPATTVFSTLATILGTATFWSSLGATIGIALLALALSAVAGVILGLLVGTFETVRFATLAVLEFLKPVPPIVILPLAVLVLGPTGEMSLFLVVFGCLLPIVMQTVDGVQSTDPVARDTARSYGMREPEILARVVLPSAMPYIGTAMRVAAPAALVVTVVAGLLGGGPGLGQSIYQAQAAGDYASLYGLVIVLGVLGLLFQGATRLAERRVLHWHESYREVVP from the coding sequence ATGAAAGGGTCCATCCGCCCATTGACCTTCAGTGCGTTGGGCATTGCGGCAGCGCTGGTCATCTGGCAGGTCCTTGCCGAGGCAAAGGTGGCAGGAAATGCCCTGCCGCCAGCCACCACTGTTTTCAGCACCCTGGCAACCATCCTGGGGACGGCTACGTTCTGGTCCTCGTTGGGAGCTACGATCGGGATCGCCCTGCTCGCGCTGGCTTTGTCTGCGGTGGCAGGCGTCATCCTGGGCCTGCTTGTCGGGACTTTTGAGACCGTCAGGTTCGCTACCTTGGCGGTGCTGGAGTTCCTGAAGCCCGTTCCGCCCATCGTCATTCTTCCCTTGGCGGTGCTGGTACTGGGCCCAACCGGGGAGATGTCCTTGTTCCTGGTGGTGTTCGGCTGCCTCCTCCCGATCGTCATGCAGACTGTCGACGGAGTCCAGAGCACGGATCCCGTTGCCAGGGACACTGCCCGCTCCTATGGCATGCGCGAGCCCGAAATCCTGGCCCGCGTGGTCCTGCCCAGCGCCATGCCTTACATCGGAACCGCCATGCGGGTTGCTGCCCCGGCCGCCTTGGTGGTCACTGTGGTAGCGGGTCTGCTCGGCGGTGGCCCGGGCCTGGGCCAAAGCATTTACCAAGCCCAGGCGGCCGGTGATTATGCCAGCCTCTACGGCCTGGTGATCGTCCTGGGCGTTCTGGGCCTCCTGTTCCAAGGTGCCACGCGGCTGGCCGAGCGCCGTGTCCTGCACTGGCATGAGTCCTACCGTGAAGTGGTGCCGTGA
- a CDS encoding ABC transporter substrate-binding protein codes for MRRSFPLALAAVLSMALAACGGGSGPASTPAADGTTTLKVGTIGIGSDAAIQLAINKGYFKEQGLNVETSVIANPPAGIAAAQSGQIDLTYTPSIPLLNALSQNVPLKIIAAADGYKDGAGKSSDLNRVDDTGLLVQHASSISRPKDLEGKSVSVPARKAQLEVTVSKLVKDDGGDPAKVNWMVLDPSSALQSLNSGRVDAASLVAPFTSKAMSEGNRLLASPGVEFFEQGAIGLWVSGANTVKSKEKALQGFKAAIYKANAYANGHIEEAQQLSAEITKTPLDVVKSGAVNYWPEDVRTEDIERANKNLADLGFLSAPVKLPGDLVFGK; via the coding sequence ATGCGACGCAGTTTTCCTTTGGCACTGGCCGCAGTCCTGTCCATGGCACTTGCTGCCTGCGGCGGCGGGTCAGGCCCGGCTTCCACCCCGGCCGCTGACGGGACCACCACACTGAAGGTGGGTACCATCGGTATCGGATCCGATGCCGCGATCCAGCTCGCCATCAACAAGGGCTACTTCAAGGAACAGGGTCTCAACGTCGAGACTTCCGTTATTGCCAACCCTCCCGCCGGTATTGCAGCTGCCCAGAGCGGCCAGATCGATCTCACCTATACACCCTCCATCCCGCTGCTGAATGCGCTGAGCCAGAACGTGCCACTGAAGATCATCGCTGCTGCTGATGGCTATAAAGACGGCGCAGGGAAATCCAGCGACCTCAACAGGGTCGATGACACAGGGCTCCTGGTCCAGCACGCATCATCGATCTCCCGGCCAAAAGACCTCGAAGGCAAGAGCGTCAGCGTCCCGGCCCGCAAGGCACAACTGGAAGTCACCGTCAGCAAGCTCGTCAAGGACGACGGCGGCGATCCCGCGAAGGTGAACTGGATGGTCCTGGATCCTTCATCGGCCCTTCAATCCCTGAACTCGGGACGCGTCGATGCAGCGTCGCTCGTTGCACCTTTCACGTCGAAGGCGATGTCCGAGGGCAACAGGCTGCTGGCATCGCCGGGCGTCGAATTCTTTGAACAGGGCGCAATCGGCCTCTGGGTTTCGGGTGCCAACACCGTGAAATCCAAGGAGAAGGCCTTGCAGGGTTTCAAGGCAGCTATCTATAAGGCCAATGCCTACGCCAATGGCCACATCGAAGAGGCACAGCAACTCAGCGCCGAGATCACCAAGACCCCGCTGGACGTCGTCAAATCAGGAGCTGTGAACTACTGGCCTGAGGACGTCCGCACGGAGGACATTGAAAGGGCCAACAAGAACCTTGCTGACCTCGGTTTCCTGAGTGCACCCGTGAAGCTGCCGGGCGATCTTGTCTTCGGAAAGTAG
- a CDS encoding amidohydrolase, which yields MQELADLVIVNASVHTMDPAKPDRMSDALAIRDGRILALGSTDTARAVGPGTVVVDAAGGALIPAINDAHLHFVSAAMAAFGYVRLDPSIAPDWAAVVDIINRAPAGEDGWVRAHGWDEVLLGPASGHLLDCRPGTPVVAFDRTGHQLLANSEALRRAGITAVTADIDGGTVVRAGDGSPTGLLQDGAMQLVSKMMPPVPNATLRPALLQLQEQLHSLGITSLTDPGLGPASAGLMDGAGSTAALELLGDLAADGELTLRINVLMLFAGTGGADAKAIDEGLRSGLANTYVNRGIDPEQLRIAGVKIFADGIPRSGTAWMSEPYGNACTHGHLVIQGADDAQRVAELHRILRLINDAGLQAGLHATGDAATSAAVEAIVAAADGTAEAGSKVAGNRHYIIHGAFTDTETLATMASHHIGYSTNPLIREEAGDMMRQVLGEERFSRHQPLHSALEAGVHFNLASDAPVTSPDWRRTVAAAVRRATRSTPSNPGDPERITGLQALAAMTIGAAWQDHAEHFKGALIPGMAADLCLLSNPWPDDEEIEKLLDAEVRLTLSGGRIVHQSNS from the coding sequence ATGCAAGAACTTGCCGATCTGGTGATCGTCAATGCCTCGGTCCACACGATGGACCCGGCAAAACCGGACCGGATGTCAGACGCCCTGGCCATCAGGGATGGACGCATTCTGGCACTCGGAAGCACAGACACTGCGAGGGCGGTTGGGCCCGGCACCGTGGTTGTGGATGCCGCCGGAGGCGCTCTCATTCCCGCAATCAATGACGCCCACCTGCATTTCGTTTCGGCGGCAATGGCCGCATTTGGATACGTGCGGCTGGATCCATCAATCGCACCGGATTGGGCGGCTGTGGTGGACATCATCAACAGGGCGCCAGCAGGGGAGGACGGCTGGGTTCGTGCGCATGGTTGGGACGAAGTGCTGCTCGGACCAGCAAGCGGACATTTGCTGGATTGCCGACCCGGTACACCAGTGGTTGCGTTCGACCGCACAGGCCATCAACTTCTCGCCAATAGTGAAGCGCTGCGTCGGGCGGGCATCACTGCTGTTACGGCAGACATCGACGGTGGCACAGTGGTGCGGGCCGGCGATGGCAGCCCAACTGGCCTTCTCCAGGACGGCGCCATGCAACTGGTTTCAAAGATGATGCCACCGGTGCCGAACGCGACGCTTCGCCCTGCGCTGCTGCAATTGCAGGAACAGTTGCACTCGCTGGGCATTACGTCGCTGACAGATCCGGGTTTGGGCCCTGCCAGTGCCGGACTGATGGACGGTGCGGGCTCGACGGCGGCACTTGAGTTACTAGGTGACCTCGCCGCGGATGGTGAACTGACACTAAGGATCAATGTCCTGATGCTGTTCGCGGGGACCGGGGGAGCCGATGCGAAGGCCATCGACGAGGGCCTGCGAAGCGGACTGGCCAACACTTACGTGAACCGGGGCATCGATCCGGAGCAGCTGCGGATTGCCGGCGTCAAGATATTCGCCGACGGCATTCCGCGCAGTGGTACCGCGTGGATGAGCGAACCATATGGAAACGCCTGCACGCATGGCCACCTGGTGATCCAAGGTGCCGATGACGCCCAAAGAGTTGCCGAACTCCACCGGATACTTCGGCTTATCAACGACGCGGGACTGCAGGCAGGACTCCATGCAACGGGCGACGCCGCCACATCCGCGGCCGTGGAAGCGATTGTGGCGGCGGCCGATGGAACCGCTGAAGCCGGCTCCAAAGTAGCAGGAAATCGCCACTACATCATCCATGGCGCCTTCACTGATACCGAAACCCTGGCCACCATGGCTTCCCATCACATCGGCTACAGCACCAACCCGCTGATCCGCGAGGAAGCCGGGGACATGATGCGCCAGGTACTGGGCGAGGAACGGTTCTCCCGCCACCAGCCTCTGCATTCTGCTCTGGAGGCCGGCGTGCACTTCAACCTGGCCTCCGACGCTCCCGTCACCAGTCCCGACTGGCGCCGGACTGTGGCGGCTGCTGTTCGTCGTGCCACCCGCTCCACGCCAAGCAACCCCGGCGATCCTGAACGGATCACCGGACTCCAAGCGCTCGCCGCCATGACCATAGGCGCAGCTTGGCAAGACCACGCAGAACATTTCAAAGGAGCACTGATACCCGGAATGGCCGCAGATCTTTGCCTGCTGTCAAACCCCTGGCCGGATGACGAGGAGATCGAGAAGCTCCTCGACGCCGAGGTCAGGCTCACCCTGAGCGGTGGCCGCATAGTCCACCAATCCAACAGCTAG
- a CDS encoding TetR/AcrR family transcriptional regulator: MARVPAEARRLQFVEAAARVIAQDGLASATTRRIASEADAPLAALHYCFRSKDELLEEVYNFLSRDYAKALEPVADPGLGLRHMIGAHARRIWTRMLENPHEQVTTFELLLRRFRVEADDQPQALLMNRSMYDGWVSSTLELFRGAADAAGEPVPHNLEDVTRLFISGIDGISMQHLADPDEERSMRLVELMARSLAGALDYD; this comes from the coding sequence ATGGCCAGGGTTCCCGCCGAAGCAAGGCGGCTGCAGTTTGTTGAGGCTGCGGCACGGGTCATTGCCCAGGATGGGCTCGCCTCGGCTACAACGCGCCGGATCGCCAGTGAAGCCGACGCGCCGCTTGCGGCACTCCACTACTGTTTCCGTAGCAAGGACGAGCTTCTGGAAGAGGTCTACAACTTCCTCAGCCGCGATTATGCGAAGGCATTGGAACCAGTTGCTGATCCCGGATTGGGCCTGCGCCATATGATCGGAGCCCACGCCCGGCGAATCTGGACGCGCATGCTGGAGAATCCGCATGAGCAGGTGACCACCTTCGAGCTTTTGCTCCGGCGATTCCGCGTCGAGGCCGATGACCAGCCACAGGCCCTGCTGATGAACCGCTCCATGTACGACGGCTGGGTCAGTTCAACCCTGGAACTGTTCCGGGGCGCGGCAGATGCCGCCGGCGAGCCAGTCCCCCACAATCTTGAGGACGTCACCCGCCTCTTCATCTCCGGTATAGACGGCATCAGCATGCAGCATCTGGCCGACCCCGACGAAGAACGGTCAATGCGCCTGGTGGAGCTAATGGCCCGCTCCCTCGCCGGAGCACTGGACTACGACTGA